Proteins encoded in a region of the Halioglobus maricola genome:
- the murJ gene encoding murein biosynthesis integral membrane protein MurJ, producing MTDSSVTDKSEQKRPGLLRSSALVGAMTMLSRILGLVRDVVIAAFVGASANADAFFVAFKIPNFLRRLFAEGAFSQAFVPVLADYKEQGAQRAVQDLINRVAGALGGALLLVTAIAVLAAPVVAALFAPGFVSQPYKYQLTSDMIRITFPYLLLISMTGFCGAILNSYGRFAVPAFTPVFLNLSLIFAATVASPWFAEPVFALAWAVFFAGIIQLLFQLPSLYRLDLVPRPVFDLKHEGVRRIMKLMVPALFGVSVSQINLLLDTVLASFLPTGSVSWLYYSDRLAELPLGVFGIAIATVILPNLSAHRAADREQEFATTLDWATRWILLIGVPAAIALILLAKPILITLFQYGELTPSDIDMASLSLRAYSLGLVAFMLIKVLAPGFYARKDTATPVKIGIIAMAANMVLNLAFVLPLLWYFNVGHVGLALATSASAWLNAGLLLRGLRRDGVFVFQPGWAAYSRRLVVATLAMAVAVSWLVGPAEQWLAWGWQARSLQIAIVCGAGIAAYIATHLLLGTRLRHLRAPGAV from the coding sequence GTGACTGATTCTTCCGTGACTGACAAGTCTGAGCAAAAGCGTCCCGGCCTGCTCCGGTCCTCGGCGCTCGTCGGCGCGATGACCATGCTGTCACGCATACTGGGGCTGGTACGCGATGTTGTTATCGCTGCGTTTGTTGGTGCCAGCGCCAACGCTGACGCCTTCTTCGTCGCGTTCAAAATACCCAATTTCCTGCGCCGCCTGTTCGCCGAGGGCGCGTTCTCGCAGGCGTTTGTTCCTGTTTTGGCCGACTATAAAGAGCAGGGCGCGCAACGGGCGGTGCAAGACCTGATCAACCGGGTAGCGGGTGCCCTCGGCGGCGCTCTGCTGCTGGTGACTGCGATTGCTGTGCTGGCGGCGCCTGTAGTGGCGGCGCTCTTCGCTCCAGGTTTTGTGAGCCAGCCCTACAAGTACCAGCTCACCAGCGACATGATCAGGATTACCTTCCCCTATCTGCTGCTGATTTCCATGACGGGGTTCTGCGGTGCCATTCTCAATAGCTATGGCCGATTCGCCGTGCCAGCGTTTACGCCGGTCTTTCTTAATCTGTCGCTGATTTTTGCCGCAACGGTAGCTTCGCCCTGGTTTGCGGAACCTGTCTTCGCCCTGGCCTGGGCGGTGTTCTTTGCAGGCATTATCCAGCTGCTGTTCCAGTTGCCCTCCCTGTACCGTCTCGACCTGGTGCCGCGGCCGGTTTTCGATCTCAAACACGAGGGCGTGAGGCGGATTATGAAACTCATGGTGCCCGCCTTGTTCGGAGTGTCGGTGAGCCAGATAAACCTGCTGTTAGACACTGTGTTGGCGTCCTTTCTGCCGACAGGCAGTGTCTCTTGGCTCTACTATTCCGATCGCCTGGCGGAACTGCCTCTCGGTGTGTTCGGTATCGCCATCGCCACCGTTATTTTGCCCAACCTCTCAGCGCACCGGGCGGCCGACCGTGAACAGGAGTTCGCCACCACCCTGGACTGGGCAACGCGCTGGATACTTCTTATTGGCGTGCCCGCGGCTATCGCCCTGATCCTGCTGGCGAAGCCCATCCTGATTACTTTGTTCCAGTACGGGGAGCTCACGCCCTCGGATATCGACATGGCCTCCCTGTCGCTGCGAGCCTACAGCCTGGGCCTGGTAGCCTTCATGTTGATCAAGGTGTTGGCCCCGGGCTTCTATGCGCGCAAGGACACTGCCACCCCGGTGAAAATCGGCATCATTGCCATGGCGGCCAATATGGTCCTGAATCTGGCGTTCGTGCTCCCGCTGCTCTGGTATTTCAACGTTGGCCATGTGGGTCTGGCCCTCGCTACCAGTGCTTCCGCTTGGTTGAATGCCGGGCTGTTGTTGCGCGGGCTGCGCCGCGACGGGGTCTTTGTTTTCCAGCCGGGCTGGGCTGCCTACTCCCGGCGCTTGGTCGTCGCGACGCTGGCGATGGCAGTAGCAGTTTCCTGGCTTGTCGGCCCTGCCGAGCAATGGCTCGCCTGGGGCTGGCAGGCCCGATCGCTGCAGATCGCCATCGTCTGTGGCGCTGGTATTGCTGCCTACATAGCGACGCATTTGCTACTTGGGACCCGCCTGCGCCATCTCAGAGCCCCCGGAGCCGTGTGA